The following proteins are co-located in the Ktedonobacteraceae bacterium genome:
- a CDS encoding alkaline phosphatase family protein — translation MLAMSMASSLLVKGSTSIARAGGDTEPAKYSFVVFLDGVLPGMITSKDAPFITSLGQTGAHLTNAETAVPGDSITDITADLTGTYPTQSGMIYETFYDRHYNQVIELDETPMLPPGFTLKNAGNLLYAETLFQAAKEGGLRTEFISKYPAYSIENGPKDLGPSPSIDILRTPTFANFKGTPQQYDHKNFDHLRADILSGSNRPNLFVIYAVAPNSIEKQYGINAPQVAQAISFEDNEIKQTVDTLKQAGIYDQTDIVVTADHGNTAVNTAIPDSGPGSIQQYLDDHGIPVIQATADQVYLVWLQDPSQTKAAIKLLSPPSVRRQFGISYFLNQDQLEELNAAPQYRTPDFAIQPTIGRHGTPAVVYTSPPLMKHVEHGGFNASDIRVPLFISGPVIKQGVSIDDHVFDMQIGSTLAYTMCLNLKTATLPPLSEALSGQVDCDGHGAQKISYLDVLPFSVPLLAVLFARPWYLGRRRTVTYPQG, via the coding sequence ATGCTTGCAATGAGCATGGCGTCCAGTCTCCTGGTAAAGGGTTCTACCTCTATTGCACGTGCTGGTGGAGATACTGAACCTGCTAAGTATTCCTTTGTCGTATTTCTTGATGGCGTTTTGCCAGGGATGATTACAAGTAAGGATGCGCCATTTATTACCAGCCTTGGACAGACGGGGGCGCACCTGACAAACGCGGAAACGGCAGTGCCGGGTGACTCGATCACCGATATTACGGCGGACCTGACCGGGACGTATCCAACTCAATCGGGGATGATCTACGAAACGTTTTATGATCGTCATTACAATCAGGTGATTGAGTTGGATGAGACACCTATGCTTCCGCCAGGTTTCACATTAAAAAATGCCGGTAACCTGCTCTATGCGGAGACGCTGTTCCAGGCCGCTAAGGAGGGGGGTCTACGAACAGAGTTTATCTCGAAGTATCCCGCGTATAGCATTGAGAATGGTCCAAAGGATCTTGGACCTTCACCCAGCATTGATATACTGCGCACACCTACCTTCGCCAACTTCAAAGGTACGCCGCAGCAGTACGATCATAAGAATTTCGATCACCTGCGTGCAGATATTCTGTCGGGGTCGAATCGCCCGAATCTCTTCGTGATCTACGCGGTGGCTCCTAATAGTATTGAGAAGCAGTATGGTATCAATGCGCCGCAGGTCGCTCAGGCGATTTCATTTGAAGATAACGAGATAAAACAAACGGTGGATACTCTCAAGCAAGCAGGCATTTATGATCAGACCGATATTGTTGTGACGGCCGATCATGGAAATACTGCTGTGAATACTGCTATTCCTGATAGTGGGCCAGGGAGTATCCAGCAGTACCTGGACGATCATGGTATACCGGTCATTCAGGCAACAGCTGACCAGGTGTATCTCGTATGGTTGCAGGACCCCTCGCAGACGAAGGCGGCTATCAAGCTGCTCTCTCCTCCATCCGTGAGGCGGCAGTTCGGCATCAGTTACTTTCTGAATCAGGATCAGTTGGAGGAACTTAACGCGGCTCCTCAATACCGGACGCCAGATTTTGCCATTCAGCCAACTATTGGCCGTCATGGAACTCCTGCTGTCGTCTATACCAGCCCTCCGCTCATGAAGCACGTGGAACATGGCGGATTTAATGCGAGCGATATCAGGGTCCCGTTATTCATTTCCGGCCCCGTCATTAAGCAAGGGGTTTCAATTGACGATCACGTGTTCGACATGCAGATTGGCTCAACTCTGGCCTATACGATGTGCCTGAACCTGAAAACAGCTACCTTGCCACCGCTTAGTGAGGCCCTTAGTGGCCAGGTAGATTGCGACGGCCATGGAGCGCAAAAGATTTCTTACCTGGATGTTCTGCCTTTCTCTGTGCCTTTGCTGGCAGTACTGTTTGCTCGCCCATGGTATCTGGGTCGCCGTCGTACAGTAACTTATCCCCAGGGATAG
- a CDS encoding alkaline phosphatase family protein — protein sequence MTRTPISFRRWIFRGGLLFLFVASIATGLLIKNHTFAHADNGNNRVPAKYAFIVILDGGHPELYNATNAPFLTSLKASGASYTNAQAQVPADSITNIMGIFTGTDASHHGFPYETFWDRQYNHLIELDETPVLPPGITEDRNVGRACTLFQAAKAGGLSTAFISKYPAYDVLDGPNTCSVYSGPGVDNLQTPTFADFQGTPEQYDQMNFNTVRAEINSGPNRPNVFGLYAVAPNSIMKEYGINSPQVASTIQFEDNQIAQTVALLKSVGIYNQTEIAIVNDHGNTALTEAIPDHGPGSIDQYLNDHGIPTDQTTTDRVALVWLQNPSQAQAAINLLSTPQNMSQFGIQAITPASGLGQYMVTPQYRTPDFIVWPTDGSNGTQAVVYDTPPLSKLAEHGGRGASDQNVMIIMEGPGVQPGFTTDRHVWLMQVGTTVANDMCLDLANATYPQLPGTSNDDNNCQN from the coding sequence ATGACCAGAACACCTATCTCTTTTCGTAGGTGGATTTTCAGAGGGGGACTGCTTTTTCTGTTCGTCGCCAGTATTGCAACGGGGTTGCTGATCAAAAACCATACCTTTGCGCATGCTGATAACGGTAATAACCGCGTACCGGCAAAATATGCATTTATCGTTATTCTTGATGGCGGTCATCCTGAGCTGTATAATGCCACGAATGCTCCGTTTCTGACCAGTTTGAAAGCGAGTGGGGCCTCTTATACCAATGCTCAAGCGCAGGTACCTGCCGATTCGATTACCAACATCATGGGTATTTTTACCGGAACTGACGCCTCCCATCATGGGTTTCCCTACGAAACTTTTTGGGATCGACAATATAACCATTTGATCGAACTCGACGAAACTCCCGTCCTACCGCCCGGTATTACCGAGGATCGCAATGTTGGACGCGCATGCACACTATTTCAAGCGGCCAAAGCTGGTGGTTTGAGTACAGCATTTATCTCCAAATACCCGGCCTACGACGTTTTAGATGGCCCCAATACCTGTTCCGTATATAGCGGGCCGGGAGTTGATAATCTACAAACCCCAACATTTGCCGATTTCCAGGGGACACCTGAGCAATACGACCAGATGAACTTTAATACCGTGCGCGCTGAGATCAACTCCGGGCCTAATCGACCCAACGTCTTCGGTCTCTATGCAGTTGCTCCCAATAGCATTATGAAAGAATATGGGATCAACTCCCCGCAGGTCGCTTCAACGATCCAGTTCGAGGACAATCAGATTGCTCAGACAGTAGCACTACTCAAAAGCGTTGGCATTTACAATCAGACTGAGATTGCTATTGTCAACGATCATGGCAATACCGCATTGACCGAGGCCATTCCAGATCATGGTCCCGGTAGCATCGACCAGTATTTGAACGATCATGGTATACCGACCGATCAAACCACAACCGACCGTGTCGCTCTTGTCTGGTTACAGAATCCCTCGCAGGCACAGGCAGCCATCAACCTGTTGAGCACACCGCAGAACATGTCCCAATTCGGCATTCAGGCAATAACGCCAGCCTCAGGTCTGGGACAGTATATGGTCACTCCGCAGTATCGTACCCCTGACTTTATTGTATGGCCAACAGACGGATCAAATGGCACACAGGCTGTCGTGTATGACACCCCACCACTTAGCAAGTTAGCGGAACACGGTGGGCGTGGCGCATCAGACCAGAACGTCATGATTATTATGGAAGGCCCCGGCGTTCAGCCAGGCTTCACAACCGACAGGCACGTCTGGCTCATGCAAGTTGGCACAACCGTAGCAAACGATATGTGCTTAGACCTGGCAAATGCAACCTATCCACAGTTGCCCGGAACCAGTAATGACGATAACAACTGTCAGAACTAA
- a CDS encoding RidA family protein: MLIEVKLESLGLVLPEPLKTPAGLELPFPWVRVHGNRAYISGHGPQNADGSLAGPLGKVGTEVSVEEAYHAASLVALAILGNLKRAIGDLDRVTAWLKVHGMVNSAPGFNRQPAVINGFSDLIIELYGVERGQHARSAVGMAELPFGIPVEIEGEVEISL, encoded by the coding sequence ATGTTAATCGAGGTGAAACTGGAATCGCTCGGACTTGTGCTGCCCGAGCCGCTCAAGACTCCTGCTGGATTGGAGTTACCATTTCCCTGGGTGCGCGTGCATGGCAATCGTGCCTATATTTCAGGGCACGGCCCGCAAAATGCCGATGGTTCGCTTGCCGGGCCACTGGGAAAGGTCGGCACGGAGGTATCGGTAGAAGAGGCGTACCACGCTGCCAGCCTGGTGGCTCTGGCAATACTGGGCAATCTGAAAAGGGCGATTGGCGACCTTGACCGTGTGACCGCGTGGTTAAAGGTACACGGTATGGTGAACTCGGCCCCCGGTTTCAACCGCCAACCGGCTGTGATCAACGGCTTCTCCGATTTAATTATCGAACTGTACGGAGTCGAGAGAGGGCAGCACGCGCGCTCGGCAGTGGGTATGGCGGAGTTACCATTTGGCATTCCGGTGGAGATCGAAGGCGAAGTGGAGATTAGTCTGTAG
- a CDS encoding electron transfer flavoprotein subunit beta/FixA family protein, giving the protein MHICVCIKQTPDSSSVYIDPITGQPDYERFVQILNPADACAVEAAVRLKEQFGGSVTAITLGPQDAEGALRAALAIGVDTALRLWHPQAGDWGPFAVVAASGACIQREVPAADLVLCGDKSSDWSSGIVGPALAEKLALPQITGVMQLHALREQGQDTIKLQVTRRLERGYREVLEAELPVLLTVTGDLNEPRYPSLPAHLAALKATIPVIDPLPLIDQADGAEAEETTLLEIYVPRPRPRRIAAPDSRHSAFERIGEIIAGGAAGHKTRLVEGSPEELARALVEFLREKGFL; this is encoded by the coding sequence ATGCATATATGCGTCTGCATCAAACAAACACCGGACAGCAGTTCGGTCTACATAGACCCTATTACGGGACAGCCAGACTACGAACGCTTCGTACAGATACTCAATCCGGCGGATGCCTGCGCCGTTGAAGCAGCTGTACGTCTCAAAGAGCAGTTCGGCGGCAGCGTCACCGCGATTACGCTGGGGCCGCAGGATGCCGAAGGGGCACTGCGGGCAGCGCTGGCTATCGGAGTCGATACAGCGCTGCGGCTCTGGCATCCGCAGGCTGGTGATTGGGGGCCGTTTGCGGTCGTAGCCGCATCAGGCGCCTGTATTCAAAGAGAGGTGCCAGCAGCTGACCTGGTCCTATGCGGCGATAAGAGTAGCGACTGGTCATCGGGAATAGTTGGACCCGCCCTCGCCGAAAAACTCGCTCTCCCGCAAATTACGGGTGTGATGCAGTTACACGCGCTACGCGAACAGGGGCAGGATACTATAAAGTTGCAGGTAACGCGCAGGCTCGAACGCGGCTACCGGGAAGTGCTTGAGGCGGAGTTGCCGGTTTTGCTGACCGTCACCGGCGATTTGAATGAACCACGCTATCCATCACTGCCAGCCCACCTGGCTGCTCTCAAAGCCACCATCCCGGTGATTGATCCTCTGCCATTAATCGACCAGGCGGATGGAGCAGAAGCAGAGGAAACCACCTTGCTGGAAATATACGTGCCTCGCCCGCGCCCAAGAAGGATTGCTGCTCCCGATAGCCGCCACAGCGCGTTTGAACGCATTGGAGAAATCATTGCCGGAGGCGCAGCCGGGCACAAGACGCGCCTCGTGGAGGGCTCACCGGAGGAGCTGGCCAGGGCACTGGTCGAGTTTCTGAGAGAAAAGGGATTTCTGTAA
- a CDS encoding flippase activity-associated protein Agl23: MKSYETRPRKNTEEVEDSLVEADSTTEAEMAEVGIINEEIDVPGAEITDLDGVEPPPTEIEAEQPTRRKWSISPPTREQILQWAPFIGVIILGAVLRFWGLGDKPLHHDESLHAYYSLQLLHDLETWGNCINPPYPGYTCYTYDPLLHGPFQFHLIAFVYWISHLVGAPDNGVNTTTVRIGAATLGTIIVGLPYFLRDYLGKIGAWLACFLLAVSPSMVYFSRFAREDIYMACFTLLMVVAIARYIRSRKMRWFVIAAAAFSLSYATKEATFLTIGVFGSFLGGLIVWEIGKRFRLSSPDQKRTLSTALVPRTLAPIFLVLYVVIAGIAAKILLRWLDYLAVYTTDPKTQPISDAFVQGLKDKTVAIVPWLGILLGVYVLSILGREMFGKIPPQGRRGLAKKVNPKLQPVLDTILTMPWTHWFFGILVAWTIFLVLFTVEFTNIRGGIGDGIWAGLYYWIQQQQVARGGQPWYYYFLLIPLYEQIGVVFSIVGIIRCIAKPNPFRLFLLYWFVGNVFIYSWAGEKMPWLMIHMTMPMMILAAIGLEPAVRTVIVMVKNRLAQQKERTSRSTSIALNGATNGQLLPPRPRRKVGVLAGSAAVFGVVMAVLLLLPTLHNMYEVTYVHAADGPHEMMVYVQTTTDINIVMAKVDELDQKYYHGDHQMPIALTNDATWPFAWYVRDYPNICFNYPTGCPNWPKNIPVIIGGGDDPYALETQYGGQYAWHQYHMRTWWDEGYKPPPCIPTKANNNCAGQQTYGGVGPGLWLSYGDNPPPGAKFNLGLAVNNIWQWWWNRKAIGSTDGAYDMVLFIHKGLDVTP; encoded by the coding sequence TTGAAGAGTTACGAAACGAGGCCGCGCAAGAATACGGAAGAGGTAGAGGATTCTCTAGTAGAGGCCGATTCTACCACAGAAGCGGAAATGGCAGAGGTCGGAATAATCAATGAAGAAATCGACGTGCCCGGCGCTGAGATTACCGACCTGGATGGTGTTGAGCCGCCTCCTACGGAAATCGAAGCTGAGCAGCCTACGCGCCGCAAGTGGTCGATTTCTCCGCCTACACGCGAGCAAATTCTACAATGGGCTCCATTCATTGGCGTGATCATACTGGGAGCGGTGCTGCGTTTCTGGGGGCTTGGCGATAAACCTCTTCATCATGATGAAAGCCTGCATGCCTACTATTCGCTGCAATTGCTCCATGACCTGGAAACATGGGGTAATTGTATCAATCCGCCTTATCCTGGGTACACCTGCTATACCTATGATCCACTCCTGCACGGGCCGTTTCAATTTCATCTCATCGCATTCGTCTACTGGATCAGCCACCTGGTGGGCGCTCCTGATAACGGCGTGAATACGACCACCGTGCGCATCGGAGCCGCTACCCTTGGCACGATCATTGTTGGACTGCCCTACTTCCTGCGCGACTATCTTGGCAAGATTGGCGCCTGGCTAGCCTGCTTTCTGCTGGCCGTCTCTCCCAGCATGGTCTATTTCTCTCGTTTCGCGCGTGAAGATATCTACATGGCCTGTTTTACGCTGCTGATGGTGGTCGCCATTGCGCGCTACATCCGCAGTCGCAAGATGCGCTGGTTCGTAATTGCTGCCGCTGCCTTCTCGCTCTCCTATGCTACGAAAGAGGCCACGTTTTTAACCATCGGAGTCTTTGGCAGCTTCTTAGGCGGCCTGATCGTCTGGGAAATAGGCAAAAGGTTCCGGCTCAGTTCGCCGGATCAAAAAAGGACGCTCTCCACGGCCCTGGTTCCGCGCACGCTCGCGCCGATTTTCCTGGTACTCTATGTCGTGATTGCCGGCATAGCGGCTAAAATCCTGCTGCGCTGGCTCGATTACCTGGCGGTTTATACCACTGATCCCAAGACGCAGCCCATCTCTGACGCATTTGTGCAGGGATTGAAAGACAAGACCGTCGCCATTGTGCCCTGGCTCGGCATTCTGCTTGGCGTCTACGTCCTCAGCATCCTGGGGCGCGAAATGTTCGGCAAAATCCCTCCGCAGGGACGGCGTGGCCTTGCTAAAAAAGTCAATCCAAAGCTACAGCCGGTGCTTGATACTATTCTCACTATGCCGTGGACGCACTGGTTCTTTGGTATCCTGGTCGCCTGGACGATTTTCCTGGTCTTGTTCACCGTCGAATTCACCAATATTCGCGGTGGTATCGGCGATGGTATCTGGGCCGGACTCTACTACTGGATACAACAGCAGCAGGTTGCACGCGGCGGCCAGCCCTGGTACTACTATTTCCTGCTCATCCCCCTGTATGAGCAAATAGGAGTCGTCTTCAGCATCGTAGGCATCATCCGTTGTATTGCCAAACCCAATCCATTCCGCCTCTTCCTGTTGTACTGGTTCGTAGGCAACGTCTTCATCTACTCCTGGGCAGGTGAGAAAATGCCCTGGCTGATGATTCATATGACGATGCCCATGATGATCCTGGCAGCCATTGGCCTGGAGCCGGCGGTGAGGACGGTTATCGTCATGGTGAAAAATCGCCTGGCACAGCAGAAAGAGCGTACTTCGCGCTCGACATCAATCGCTTTGAACGGCGCAACTAATGGTCAACTGCTGCCTCCACGCCCGCGTCGAAAAGTGGGGGTATTGGCGGGCAGCGCAGCAGTTTTCGGCGTCGTCATGGCGGTATTGCTGCTACTGCCGACCCTGCATAACATGTACGAGGTCACTTATGTACATGCCGCTGATGGGCCGCACGAGATGATGGTCTATGTGCAGACTACCACCGATATCAACATCGTGATGGCGAAGGTCGATGAACTGGATCAGAAATACTATCATGGCGATCACCAGATGCCTATTGCGCTGACTAACGATGCCACCTGGCCGTTCGCCTGGTATGTGCGCGATTATCCCAATATATGTTTCAACTATCCCACCGGTTGCCCGAACTGGCCGAAGAATATCCCGGTGATTATAGGCGGCGGGGATGACCCCTATGCCCTTGAGACGCAGTATGGCGGGCAATATGCGTGGCACCAGTACCATATGCGTACCTGGTGGGATGAAGGATACAAACCACCACCGTGCATTCCCACAAAGGCAAACAACAACTGTGCCGGCCAGCAAACATATGGCGGTGTTGGTCCCGGCCTCTGGCTCAGCTATGGCGACAACCCACCGCCGGGAGCAAAGTTTAACCTGGGCCTGGCCGTCAATAACATCTGGCAATGGTGGTGGAATCGCAAAGCTATCGGCAGCACCGATGGAGCCTACGATATGGTGCTGTTTATCCACAAGGGACTCGATGTAACGCCGTAG
- a CDS encoding DUF2298 domain-containing protein, with amino-acid sequence MLQLLQMWALVEVLGIICLPLTITVFHNLPDRGWAFTKAIGIALLAFCVWLPLMYVQALPFSQLFISGVLLVLAALNLIGFVKVWRTLVQFVRSNISYIIVCEVVFLGMAFLLGWIRSYGPDIRINEMFMDEGFLSAIMRSPHFPPNDMWLAGYPINYYYYAHYTIAVLAKLLGQPSYVAFNTGISTLFGLTAINLFGVTCNIVAWARYRRKRELATVGGPNQVGHVILSAAKNPPPWPQRFFAALRMTRVTAASAPTAPQRNARAERPDRVFPPLLGTVPYGLLTLVMGLILGNLASTQQWWIQHGDLPPYYWYDPSRVIDKTINEFPAFSFLLSCFHAHVLTLAFTIVGIALGLNLFLERNGRGLFAFGRGWRLPFTLGMTAVIIGGLFTMNGWDLPTYLGIALICIALQQWLAYRSQFSLSLVLDVITAGLALGALSFFLFAPFYINFISPSQGIGIVGPADRSPLGDEVLIYGIFAFIFISLLIITLFRKQTAPGFVATGGLVALHAPGNASNLDQRTARNGGQEYNQANSHNTVGADLSCPAPIYRPAPSTSGTLMPDGGRNRLQPATNIESGKLTSEFDNMLAAPESDEVAMHDSLEMPTISPLPGNGRSSEDNTVRRSYWDMRLIVVLIILAVGLVTLVVMKNSLTFVVTGSIAAVGTMLVLTNLRDRPRAFTILLGTVAFALVAICEVFYLKDVFADNFPRMNTVFKFYFQSWALLSVTCGAGLYFIMEHFRPAANATAEQRFTRKTAQVVWMAALFLFLVAGLIYPIVGSYQRTGQFASRTNSLDGLAYMKISDPADYYGIQWLNNNIQGDPVIVEAVGPDYSDYARISAFTGLPTIMGWVGHEYQWRVNWLNRPANAADFDRRQNDVTSIYTNNNPDVVLSLMAHYNAQYLYVGPLEEETYLGANLHRFSSFMQVVYSDHGVTIYKVK; translated from the coding sequence ATGCTTCAATTGTTACAAATGTGGGCACTGGTGGAAGTGTTGGGAATCATCTGCCTGCCATTAACTATCACCGTATTTCATAATCTGCCAGACCGCGGCTGGGCTTTTACGAAGGCTATCGGCATAGCGCTGCTTGCATTTTGCGTCTGGTTGCCGTTAATGTATGTGCAAGCTCTCCCATTCAGCCAGTTATTTATTTCCGGCGTTTTGCTCGTCCTGGCAGCCCTCAATCTGATAGGTTTTGTGAAAGTATGGCGCACGCTGGTACAATTCGTGCGCTCCAATATTTCTTATATCATCGTCTGCGAAGTTGTCTTTCTGGGTATGGCATTCTTGCTGGGCTGGATTCGATCCTATGGGCCGGATATTCGCATCAATGAAATGTTTATGGACGAGGGATTTCTCTCGGCGATCATGCGCAGTCCCCATTTTCCGCCCAATGATATGTGGCTGGCCGGTTACCCAATCAACTACTACTACTACGCCCACTATACGATTGCGGTGCTGGCAAAATTGTTGGGCCAACCCTCGTATGTCGCATTTAATACTGGCATTTCTACCCTCTTCGGCTTAACAGCGATCAACCTGTTTGGCGTCACCTGCAATATCGTGGCCTGGGCACGCTATCGCCGTAAGAGAGAGCTTGCGACGGTTGGGGGCCCTAACCAGGTCGGCCATGTCATTCTGAGCGCAGCGAAGAATCCGCCTCCGTGGCCCCAGAGATTCTTCGCTGCGCTCAGAATGACAAGGGTCACGGCTGCTTCGGCCCCTACGGCACCCCAGCGCAATGCTCGAGCCGAGCGTCCCGATAGAGTATTCCCGCCGTTACTTGGAACAGTTCCATATGGGCTACTGACCCTCGTCATGGGCCTGATTCTCGGTAATCTTGCCTCGACACAGCAATGGTGGATACAGCATGGAGACCTGCCCCCATATTACTGGTATGATCCATCACGTGTGATCGATAAAACTATCAACGAATTTCCCGCTTTCAGCTTCCTACTCTCGTGCTTCCACGCGCACGTGCTGACGCTGGCGTTTACAATTGTGGGTATAGCCCTGGGGCTGAATCTATTCCTTGAACGTAATGGAAGAGGATTGTTTGCCTTTGGGCGCGGCTGGCGGCTGCCGTTCACACTTGGCATGACGGCGGTAATTATCGGTGGTCTCTTCACTATGAATGGATGGGATCTGCCAACCTACCTGGGTATCGCGCTCATCTGTATCGCTTTGCAGCAGTGGCTGGCCTATCGCTCGCAGTTCAGCCTCTCCCTGGTGCTGGATGTCATTACTGCCGGGTTAGCGCTTGGCGCATTGTCGTTTTTCCTGTTCGCGCCGTTCTATATTAATTTCATCTCACCGTCGCAGGGCATTGGCATTGTTGGTCCGGCAGACCGCTCTCCGCTTGGAGACGAAGTACTCATTTATGGTATTTTCGCCTTTATTTTCATCTCATTGCTCATAATCACGCTGTTCAGAAAACAGACTGCTCCAGGTTTCGTCGCAACGGGAGGTCTTGTGGCGCTGCATGCACCGGGGAATGCTTCCAATCTGGATCAGAGAACTGCTCGTAATGGCGGGCAGGAGTATAATCAGGCAAATTCCCATAATACCGTAGGGGCCGATTTATCGTGCCCAGCGCCGATTTATCGGCCCGCCCCCTCCACCAGTGGTACATTGATGCCTGATGGTGGGCGAAACCGCCTGCAACCGGCCACGAATATCGAATCTGGAAAACTTACCAGTGAATTTGATAATATGCTTGCTGCTCCTGAAAGCGATGAAGTAGCCATGCATGATAGCCTGGAAATGCCTACAATAAGTCCGCTGCCTGGTAATGGTCGCTCGTCTGAAGACAACACTGTTCGTCGTAGTTACTGGGATATGAGACTGATCGTGGTATTGATCATCCTGGCAGTTGGGCTTGTGACGCTCGTGGTCATGAAGAATAGCCTGACGTTTGTGGTGACAGGGAGCATCGCGGCAGTAGGAACGATGCTGGTACTCACCAATCTGCGTGATCGCCCGCGCGCTTTTACGATACTTCTGGGTACGGTAGCATTTGCGCTCGTCGCTATCTGCGAGGTTTTCTATCTGAAGGATGTCTTCGCGGATAATTTCCCGCGCATGAATACCGTCTTCAAGTTCTATTTCCAGTCCTGGGCGTTGCTCTCCGTGACCTGCGGCGCAGGACTGTACTTTATTATGGAGCATTTTCGACCGGCGGCAAATGCGACGGCGGAGCAACGTTTCACGCGCAAGACGGCGCAGGTGGTCTGGATGGCCGCGCTGTTTTTGTTCCTGGTTGCGGGCTTGATCTACCCTATCGTCGGTAGCTACCAGCGCACTGGTCAGTTCGCGTCTCGCACGAATAGCCTTGATGGGCTGGCCTATATGAAGATTTCCGACCCCGCCGACTACTACGGCATCCAGTGGCTCAATAATAATATTCAGGGAGACCCGGTTATCGTAGAGGCTGTAGGACCTGACTACAGTGACTACGCTCGCATCTCTGCATTTACGGGTTTACCAACCATCATGGGATGGGTCGGACATGAATACCAGTGGCGAGTGAACTGGCTGAACAGGCCTGCCAATGCCGCCGATTTCGACCGCCGGCAGAACGACGTTACCAGTATCTATACAAATAACAACCCTGATGTCGTTTTATCCTTGATGGCTCACTACAATGCCCAATATCTATATGTTGGGCCTCTAGAGGAAGAGACATACCTGGGTGCTAATCTGCATCGTTTCAGTTCATTTATGCAGGTAGTCTATTCCGACCATGGTGTGACGATTTATAAGGTGAAATGA